ACAATTTGAAACATCAAAGCAACATATTTATGGTATATTCATTATCTTGATGGTGCTTTggtccatttaaaaaaaactatattttacatatttgaaAATAGTCAGACCTaaatcacaaattttaaaattatatatattaaaattaaattaaaaatgatgcgacgaaatatattaaaaagaaaatgttaggTCCCTTAGTAGAGGTCCTGGACATCATAACTAGTaactaagaagaaaaaaaatctattaatattCATGTTAGGGTTTGTggtattttctttgaatttatcaTCTTAAGtaggttttgtttttcttcttatttttttaatttcttgaatTCAGATGCagaatttatgtataaatatttgaaacttcTTCTTAAACAGACACACGCCATAAAGACACATTTGACTTATTAGGGACTGCATATAGATATTACACCATTCTCAATATGTAAATGAATTCActatattattaaagaaaattcaaaattagaacagtttttaaaattttatattgtcCACAATCACCTGCTGAAATTGTTCCTTTTGATGAATTTTAATTAGTATCTATATGTATAGACTAATGggtcaattttaatatattaattttactttagaAATTGACTATTCTCAATCCGATTCTTCTCTAGTAACGGAAGGGTTCCACGAAgactcaataaaaaaatgtttcaatttagtaaaatatatcCTATTATATATAAGCATAAGTAGCACCATTAACTacaagattaatttaaaattaaaaaattatatatatatatatatatatatatatatatatatatatatatatatatatatatatatattaaatctattgaagtattattgaataaaaatataaagtttaagaagagtaataataAATCGAATAAAAATCGAGTCTTGAAGCgcgttttgttaattttaagcgcgttttaaaaatctatttacCTACATCAGATGCAGAATTTACGTGGCTTTATATCATTTTCAGATCGTCTTTTGTTGTTTCCCATCAAAATCGATATGGAAGTATTTTTGCGTCCAAATGAATGAAAAACGCGGAAGCTACAAAGGAAACGTCAAACTGTTTGGCATGTTGAATTTGGAATTGCCATTGCTGCtaatttcttcttattttttttttaaaaaagtgtttgatttccttAATCATTTTCCTAAATAATGGtgctaaatttaattttgtccaAATTCATTGTCCAAAACACAATTAtgattagttaaaaataattagttacaGGAGACCAATGGTTGAATGATGTTGTTTTTGACTTCTCCAAAAGCTAACCCATTTCATCAATCGCTTCCTCCCAAACAAAACACGTTCAGATTTTTCAAcaactttaatataaaagtcTATATGGACTCCACAAATATGCTTGGAATTAGAATTACGTAGCTTTCTTTCTCTGCAAAAGGGACGTTTAcgaaatttcttaaaattaattatcatcaTCATTCGATTCAGCTCCTGTTTTTAACATAAGTCAtgattaaatcaaatttaaagagcaattaacaaaaattaatggAACTAAAAATGGAATAAACCACCTACTATACCACTTTTAGAGATGAAGAATCTTAAGCagaataatttaaagaaaataaaaaataaaaagatgcaTGAATACCAGCAAAGCAACAGGAGCAAATTAGGCACCCTCCATATGGAGCCACTGTAGGTGGGATGCCATCATGTCCCACACCGACAACATAATTGAACCATTCAtctttattcattattttttacaaaatgtaaaaagggaaagaataaaaaaaaatagggaaCACAAGAActattaaaaatgaaacaaagatCATATACCCATCTGTAAATATAccacataaaaaaatcaaaagaaaaactatcaaacagaaaagaaagaacTGCTCAATGAATTCCTATTTTCTAACAcaagttaaattattataattaaaaaaaaaaaaaagtgttggCAGTGTCATTGCCGTGTCTTCTGTAGCCTATTTCCAATCATCTTGAGCTCAAATTTCTTGATCACACCAGCAATGTCTCTCATGGTGGTGTCCAACACATAGGGGGTTTTCTCGTATGTGATTTCCGTTGAATTTATAAGCATTTTACAAGATTCTCTCCTTTCAGCTATGGTTCCATGGTAGTGGTAGTACATTATTTTGCCCTCTGTCTTGTGAGTTGTCTTCCCTGCAAGGTTCTGTGACATGTGAACACCCGTTGCAAACAAACTCCTAGGTTGTACTGCATATTTTCTATCCCTCCTAATCCCTTTCTTTGAATCTTTATACACCAGCTTCTCAAACCCCCATTTCCTGCAATGCAAATTTCACACCACAACATGTGAGACCACACAACTACAATGGTTGACAACTGTGGGAAATGTAGTTGTCATCCCAACTGTAAAGGCAAAACAAGACATTCCTTCCAACAGTATAAACCAGCTTTCTTCTACATTCAGCGTATGGTACAAAAAGCCAACCCATAAACACTTACATTAGAGAAAAACAACTAGATCTAACTGTTAAATGGAAAACAGTAACAGTAACTTTCATGAATGTAAAAAAAGTTGAGTGCACCCCAACAAAACCGTCGCAATCACAGGTCTGGTGGACCAGATAACACGCGTCTCGTTCCAAAACCATAATCAATACAACGTTCAGTAaaataatcatcatcatcatcacttgTTAGCACGCCATACTGAATTACCGGAACTAACAAAAGGACATGTTTGTGATTGAATTAAAGAACCCTTATGAATTCTCAGTGTCACATTAAAATACTCTCCAAAGGGACAACACCAGCTTGctttttttaatacttaaaaCTAACCAGCTAATAAATTaggaataataaataaataaatcactcTCCTGGAAAGTTCAGAGACACCACCACACACTCTTCACCTGTCCACACAGGAATGGGCTAATTCACGCTTGTACAGTACAAGCCAAATCAATCGCCACCTTCCACGCTGGGTGTAATGAAACACCACGCAACCACTCAAGATCTGCGACATTACCGAGCAccgaaacaaaacaacaaaacacaaaTGACATCACATTTGTTCCTCAAAACGAACCACCCCAGTTAATGCTCATTAAACTCCATACAACCATCCATCATTCGCTTTACTCGAACTAAAACCCCTGACCAATCCACTTCGAAAAACTCCACAGATCCACCTCCAAATCTCACAATTCCTCGATCCACCAAAATTCACAACCGACACACAAAAATCAACTTTTGCAACACACAAACACCCAAATTAACTCACCCAAATCTAAAACTAAAACGTAAAACATGGAAAAATAGAAACTTTTGGCATGCCCGTTATGAGTTATTGCTACAGAACTACCAAGATTCTTTCTTTGATACGATCATTCTAGAGTCGGCTAAAAATACTATCTTTTTAAGGCGGTTGGATACTTAAACTTCTTACTTGAAACTACTGATTAAGTTAGCAAAACCCCATTAGAGAGAAACGACAATTATGAAAAAAGCAAGAAGTTTGAGGAGAATGTACCTATAGGTTTTGCCGTAATCGGCAGTGAGGCAGAGCTTGCTACTCATTGGCATCTGTTCGATGGTGAATTGAGAGTACTCGGAGAGTGAATCAAGCACGGACTTGATGGTGCTCTTGGGTGGCACATAGATGTATTCATCCACATCAAAGAAGAACATCCACTTAGTCATGAACTTATACCTATGTAAGCAATCATTCACCACCATGAACTGGTTATGGTAGTATCCATCAAACCGCTCCTGGTCCGTTATATCCTGCAACGTCACATACCCCAAATCAATCCACGGCTGGAGCACCTCCCGCACCTGCGCGTGCACGCCACCGGCGTCGTGAATCACAAAATGCGACCTCGGCCCGAAGAACTTCACATGGTACGCGATCCACTCCCTCACGCGCTGCGCGTTCAGGTTCCCGTAGAGAGAGGAACCGCAGTACAGGTAATCGTACTTCGGCTTCGACGTGAACAACGTAGTGTCGAGTGCGCCGGGTTGTTCCGTGAGAGCTTCTATGGTGTCGGTGATGTTGAAGCTGGCGTCGCCGCCGCCGGAGGTAGAGGCGGAGAGGACGAGCTTCCCTCCGGAGTTGTCAGCATTGAGTGAAGCCGGGAAGGTACAGTTCACTATAACGACGGTGTAGACGCGGCCGTAGCCCCAGTCGGGGAGGATCTTGTAGCCAACGGTGGTGGAGAGTTTCTTGCCGGCGAGTGAGTGCCACGCGCACTCGTACGTCGGTTTAGCGTAAACGTGAAGAGGCTTGGACGCGAGGCCAATGATGGCGAACGTGTTGAGGCCACCACGGTAAGAGCCCATGGTGATGAAGTTGTAGGCTGCAGAGCCATAAGGGTTGAACACACGCTTGACGATGCCTCCGGGGAGGACTTGCTCCGAcggtggtggtggaggtggTGACGGCGGCGGTGGGGGTGGTGAGGCTTGAGATAATGATACTTTTAGTGGGTATGAGGAGGTAGCATTTGTTGTGTTGGAAAGTATGGGTGTTGTTTGCGTGACACGTGAGATGCAGACTCGGAGATCGGAGGCTGAGATGGTGAAGCGGGAAGGGAGGAACTGAAGAAGCGTGGCGACGACGCAGAGGAGAAGCAGTGTTGTGAGGAGAAGCTTGAGTTCTGCAGCGTAGTTTCCGAGCACTGCCACGTAGagcttcttctctctctctttggCCATTgctgagaaagaagaagaagatgtgAGAAGCAGTGTGTGATTTGTGTTATGAAGAGGTGTTTGAGGTGGCTTATAAACAAACTGTGTTTACGAGGAGGAATATTTATGTCATGATATTATAAATCGACGTATTATGGTGATTGTTGTTGATTGAAGGTTCTGTTTGAACTGTGAAACGATGCCGTTCATCTATAGGGGatttctttattttactttcaattAGACAACCTTAACCTACGTTTTCAACTGTGCGTACTTTTAATCAGAAAACCttaatattatagttttttttttttgaaaattcaccttcattttattttaatttagatggAAGAACAATATTAGAAGTACAagtaactttcatttttaatatatactaatgtttttattttcttttgcaatagGTGCTAGAATTCAGTCGCAATACTATTTTTGTCTCTATACGTACTTTCTTGGTTCGAAATTAT
This Vigna angularis cultivar LongXiaoDou No.4 chromosome 4, ASM1680809v1, whole genome shotgun sequence DNA region includes the following protein-coding sequences:
- the LOC108321149 gene encoding galactan beta-1,4-galactosyltransferase GALS3 — encoded protein: MAKEREKKLYVAVLGNYAAELKLLLTTLLLLCVVATLLQFLPSRFTISASDLRVCISRVTQTTPILSNTTNATSSYPLKVSLSQASPPPPPPSPPPPPPSEQVLPGGIVKRVFNPYGSAAYNFITMGSYRGGLNTFAIIGLASKPLHVYAKPTYECAWHSLAGKKLSTTVGYKILPDWGYGRVYTVVIVNCTFPASLNADNSGGKLVLSASTSGGGDASFNITDTIEALTEQPGALDTTLFTSKPKYDYLYCGSSLYGNLNAQRVREWIAYHVKFFGPRSHFVIHDAGGVHAQVREVLQPWIDLGYVTLQDITDQERFDGYYHNQFMVVNDCLHRYKFMTKWMFFFDVDEYIYVPPKSTIKSVLDSLSEYSQFTIEQMPMSSKLCLTADYGKTYRKWGFEKLVYKDSKKGIRRDRKYAVQPRSLFATGVHMSQNLAGKTTHKTEGKIMYYHYHGTIAERRESCKMLINSTEITYEKTPYVLDTTMRDIAGVIKKFELKMIGNRLQKTRQ